The window AATCCGACTAATGGAGAGACAACCATCCGCTATTATTTACCGGAAAAAAGTGATGAAGGCAGAATTTATATCTATGATATATTGGGCAAACAGGTAAAAGTATATGAGCTGCTTAAAGGTTCTCATAGCATAATATTGCGTGCAGCACAATTGAATACAGGCGTGTATTTTATTGCTATGGAATTGGATGGGATAATAATTGGAAG is drawn from Cytophagales bacterium and contains these coding sequences:
- a CDS encoding T9SS type A sorting domain-containing protein, which gives rise to NPTNGETTIRYYLPEKSDEGRIYIYDILGKQVKVYELLKGSHSIILRAAQLNTGVYFIAMELDGIIIGREKMVMNKF